In Pelodiscus sinensis isolate JC-2024 chromosome 2, ASM4963464v1, whole genome shotgun sequence, the following proteins share a genomic window:
- the JCAD gene encoding junctional cadherin 5-associated protein isoform X3, whose product MKGNQDTFYLHARFYDRPQLAWSSGPKTDKDLAYWRRRGQDFSVLLGYTDKGDSEMKGLAPPHGVYRHAKESQLDVGAGTENVTRSGLQETWKAPGDYKWQSLRTESWKQPKTLGRQMSEGDREKLLQDLYSLTLGDNILSSQDKGKSQSLPRVLSPETLKCVEIPSLVNNHHFLGGTKAPSGPQNRLPLELAKPRETGSHLLPLAKPKYGRPLKPPSYELHRQSRASIETSGLQDHQQTEEPSSCLAKGNELKQDISIPDPGLEPPVYVPPPSYKSPPPPSVNQHSLSEVPNYDLYFDSSQWHPVERTVVSHPPSTSTLETGGEHCKDDHHPHGKQSHSRHTDDYLHSIQYIPFDDPRIRHIKIAHPESLQDNTKYTENTCRTIPTAFQERAIELSNSAFLDPSSLLNTVKGERMPDSTTHSNRWLAASNRDQENWAQPDQRDGRDTGNHLSMNETNQEYTKGNLSVRNPHMDSTCETVTRVKKFEPGTGMQTKKSSKKKMNETIFCLVSIPVKSESNLPDTDRNNNLTQSLDKKNEFDNNGALQEQSLLSMSSTDLELQALTGSMTNKTELQKQELWKPEEFKQMNDLSFTQTTKHRELKYSGSWPGDQYKDQQTQTCFTEDPKSSRFFHGIKPEQPNNKLMSPKFLSCTTSVAGSDQADLPPNNRRCRQNTYNMKGQMNLSPSSNSAFSRTATSVIQVHSPKAYQSQPYGSCTNLPTQEGEIGAIGTGDVVKGERSAPCNSKELFGQFLLKPVGRRPWDAISELESFNKELQGQEESTSSEDGVESEGTKQESVPTNTGTFTTCESTQELRPCKKLKTVVPEVPVFRQGRVKSKSESWSTEFKSDDPYICAGSQSSLSAKENSSLVRPADGSVITKKQEAKNRINKQGASLGPVRRVLSSSPSNVHPSNPFNHVDLETKDDRHYIANILDFVKWNKSSSPRNDKPLERGSIVRLSLTNRNQGHSEPDLRSVGLDIDSEPGVKNSDFSANAMEIPPNESLQARAARILGIEVAVESLIPGDKTGLHQNPSPANGVQDPELPVSGTVCDKVETKDCSYEGRRKCGWTESSFFVGERNVSFWTGDRQSTDQETNSKTLITEQGFEPYIGPNRQEKDPDQPCKSVTHQLAERNVIIPSSEKRVRSTSKVIETLQGKLASPPSRTVMDRLVRMKEVDSVSRMRRLSIKSADSGEEVDEEKPLRVQEERGSCAPISGNELSRKMVHTGAVSKRIISLSENGHITAMGKKKTDRDFCLDSYDPSRVERV is encoded by the coding sequence ATTTTATGACAGACCTCAGTTAGCATGGTCTTCGGGGCCCAAGACTGACAAAGATTTGGCATACTGGAGAAGAAGAGGACAAGACTTCAGCGTACTGCTGGGTTACACTGACAAAGGAGACTCTGAAATGAAAGGATTGGCACCACCCCATGGGGTGTACAGACATGCTAAAGAAAGTCAGCTGGACGTAGGTGCAGGAACAGAGAATGTGACAAGAAGTGGCTTGCAAGAGACCTGGAAAGCGCCTGGTGATTACAAATGGCAAAGTTTAAGAACTGAAAGCTGGAAACAACCTAAAACATTAGGAAGACAAATGTCTGAAGGTGATAGAGAGAAACTGCTTCAAGATCTATACTCATTGACTCTGGGAGACAACATACTTAGCTCCCAGGACAAAGGGAAATCACAGTCCTTGCCAAGAGTTCTTTCACCGGAGACCCTAAAGTGTGTGGAAATTCCCTCCCTGGTGAATAATCATCACTTTCTAGGTGGCACTAAAGCACCCTCCGGTCCCCAAAACAGACTGCCTTTGGAACTGGCAAAACCCAGGGAAACTGGAAGCCATCTTCTTCCTCTGGCCAAGCCCAAGTATGGCAGACCCCTTAAACCTCCATCCTATGAACTGCACCGACAGAGCAGGGCATCTATAGAAACCAGTGGCTTGCAGGACCACCAGCAAACAGAGGAGCCCAGTTCATGTTTAGCCAAAGGAAATGAGCTGAAGCAAGACATTTCCATTCCAGACCCTGGTTTAGAACCCCCTGTCTATGTACCGCCGCCATCTTATAAGTCCCCACCTCCACCAAGTGTGAATCAGCATTCCCTCAGTGAAGTGCCTAACTATGACTTGTACTTCGACAGCAGTCAGTGGCATCCAGTAGAAAGGACAGTTGTCAGCCATCCGCCCTCCACTAGTACATTGGAAACTGGGGGTGAGCACTGCAAAGATGATCACCATCCTCATGGAAAACAAAGCCATTCCAGGCACACTGATGACTACCTGCATTCCATTCAGTATATTCCTTTTGATGATCCTCGAATACGGCATATTAAAATAGCACATCCAGAGAGCCTCCAGGACAATACTAAATACACTGAAAATACATGTAGAACCATTCCTACTGCTTTTCAGGAGAGAGCTATTGAACTATCTAATAGTGCCTTTTTGGATCCATCAAGTTTACTAAATACTGTAAAAGGTGAGAGAATGCCTGACAGTACCACACATAGCAACAGGTGGTTGGCAGCATCCAACAGAGATCAGGAAAACTGGGCCCAGCCTGACCAAAGAGATGGCCGTGACACAGGCAATCACCTCTCCATGAATGAAACTAATCAGGAGTATACAAAGGGCAACCTTTCTGTAAGAAACCCACATATGGATAGCACCTGTGAGACTGTTACTAGAGTTAAAAAGTTTGAACCTGGAACTGGGATGCAGACCAAAAAGagttcaaagaaaaaaatgaatgaaactaTATTTTGTTTGGTATCCATCCCAGTTAAATCTGAATCAAATCTGCCAGATACGGATAGGAACAATAACCTAACCCAAAGCCTTGATAAGAAGAATGAGTTTGATAACAATGGAGCTTTGCAAGAACAAAGTCTGTTAAGTATGTCTTCCACTGACTTGGAGTTACAAGCTCTCACAGGAAGCATGACCAATAAAACTGAGTTACAAAAACAAGAGCTGTGGAAACCAGAGGAGTTCAAACAAATGAATGACCTCAGTTTTACTCAGACTACAAAACACAGGGAACTCAAATACTCTGGCTCTTGGCCAGGTGATCAGTACAAAGACCAGCAAACACAGACATGTTTCACTGAAGACCCTAAAAGCTCACGCTTCTTCCATGGCATAAAACCTGAGCAACCAAATAATAAACTAATGTCTCCAAAATTCTTGTCCTGCACAACATCTGTGGCTGGGTCAGACCAGGCAGATTTACCCCCCAATAACAGGAGGTGTAGGCAGAATACATACAATATGAAAGGTCAGATGAACCTGAGTCCCTCCAGCAATAGTGCATTTTCAAGGACTGCCACCTCTGTAATTCAGGTACATTCACCAAAGGCATACCAGAGCCAGCCTTATGGGTCCTGCACAAACTTACCAACTCAGGAAGGGGAAATAGGTGCAATTGGCACTGGTGATGTTGTCAAGGGTGAGAGAAGTGCTCCCTGCAATAGTAAAGAACTGTTTGGACAATTTCTCTTGAAACCTGTGGGTCGCCGTCCCTGGGATGCAATAAGTGAATTAGAAAGTTTTAACAAGGAGCTTCAAGGGCAGGAAGAAAGTACTAGTAGTGAAGATGGTGTGGAGAGTGAGGGAACCAAGCAGGAAAGTGTTCCTACAAATACAGGAACCTTCACAACTTGTGAATCAACTCAGGAGCTCAGACCTTGTAAGAAGCTAAAAACTGTGGTACCAGAAGTTCCTGTATTTAGACAAGGAAGAGTTAAAAGTAAGTCTGAAAGTTGGAGTACAGAGTTTAAGTCTGATGATCCGTATATCTGTGCTGGATCACAAAGCTCCTTGAGTGCGAAAGAGAACAGTAGTTTAGTTAGGCCAGCAGATGGAAGTGTCATAACAAAAAAACAGGAAGCCAAGAACAGAATAAACAAACAGGGAGCTAGTTTAGGCCCAGTCAGGAGAGTTTTATCCAGTAGTCCAAGTAATGTACATCCGAGTAATCCATTCAATCATGTGGACTTGGAGACAAAGGACGATAGACATTACATAGCTAATATATTAGATTTTGTAAAATGGAACAAAAGCTCAAGTCCCAGAAACGATAAACCTTTAGAGCGAGGCTCTATAGTGAGATTGTCTTTAACTAATAGAAATCAAGGTCATTCTGAGCCAGATTTGAGGTCTGTGGGACTAGATATTGATTCTGAGCCTGGTGTTAAAAACTCTGACTTTTCTGCAAATGCAATGGAGATCCCCCCAAATGAGTCGCTGCAGGCAAGAGCTGCAAGGATTCTGGGTATAGAGGTAGCAGTCGAGTCTCTAATTCCTGGGGACAAAACTGGTCTCCaccaaaaccccagccctgcaaaTGGTGTCCAGGATCCTGAATTACCAGTAAGTGGAACAGTATGTGACAAAGTAGAAACAAAAGACTGCTCTTATGAGGGCAGACGAAAGTGTGGCTGGACAGAAAGCTCTTTCTTTGTTGGAGAGCGCAATGTCTCCTTTTGGACTGGTGATCGTCAGAGCACTGACCAAGAAACCAATTCTAAAACTCTGATAACTGAGCAAGGTTTTGAACCATATATAGGTCCCAACAGGCAAGAGAAGGATCCAGACCAGCCTTGCAAGTCTGTTACACATCAACTTGCTGAAAGAAACGTGATCATTCCAAGCTCAGAAAAGAGAGTCAGAAGCACCTCAAAGGTGATTGAAACATTACAAGGTAAACTTGCCTCTCCCCCTAGCCGAACTGTTATGGATCGTTTGGTGCGAATGAAAGAAGTTGACTCAGTTTCCCGTATGCGGCGTCTGAGTATCAAGAGTGCAGACTCAGGGGAGGAAGTAGATGAAGAGAAACCACTGAGGGTACAAGAGGAGAGAGGTAGCTGTGCCCCAATCAGCGGTAATGAACTCTCTCGCAAAATGGTGCACACAGGTGCTGTTTCCAAGCGCATCATCTCTCTCAGTGAAAATGGACACATAACTGCGATGGGCAAGAAAAAGACTGACCGAGATTTTTGTTTGG
- the JCAD gene encoding junctional cadherin 5-associated protein isoform X1 has product MFSVEDLLISHGYKLSKNPPASYENRSDGYQPEATETRTSRGALNGFETDAGAYIYSKKPLAKGNLSSSEGSHGSQGRHHAGPGYPPDLQGLSTFHTSEGGFYDRPQLAWSSGPKTDKDLAYWRRRGQDFSVLLGYTDKGDSEMKGLAPPHGVYRHAKESQLDVGAGTENVTRSGLQETWKAPGDYKWQSLRTESWKQPKTLGRQMSEGDREKLLQDLYSLTLGDNILSSQDKGKSQSLPRVLSPETLKCVEIPSLVNNHHFLGGTKAPSGPQNRLPLELAKPRETGSHLLPLAKPKYGRPLKPPSYELHRQSRASIETSGLQDHQQTEEPSSCLAKGNELKQDISIPDPGLEPPVYVPPPSYKSPPPPSVNQHSLSEVPNYDLYFDSSQWHPVERTVVSHPPSTSTLETGGEHCKDDHHPHGKQSHSRHTDDYLHSIQYIPFDDPRIRHIKIAHPESLQDNTKYTENTCRTIPTAFQERAIELSNSAFLDPSSLLNTVKGERMPDSTTHSNRWLAASNRDQENWAQPDQRDGRDTGNHLSMNETNQEYTKGNLSVRNPHMDSTCETVTRVKKFEPGTGMQTKKSSKKKMNETIFCLVSIPVKSESNLPDTDRNNNLTQSLDKKNEFDNNGALQEQSLLSMSSTDLELQALTGSMTNKTELQKQELWKPEEFKQMNDLSFTQTTKHRELKYSGSWPGDQYKDQQTQTCFTEDPKSSRFFHGIKPEQPNNKLMSPKFLSCTTSVAGSDQADLPPNNRRCRQNTYNMKGQMNLSPSSNSAFSRTATSVIQVHSPKAYQSQPYGSCTNLPTQEGEIGAIGTGDVVKGERSAPCNSKELFGQFLLKPVGRRPWDAISELESFNKELQGQEESTSSEDGVESEGTKQESVPTNTGTFTTCESTQELRPCKKLKTVVPEVPVFRQGRVKSKSESWSTEFKSDDPYICAGSQSSLSAKENSSLVRPADGSVITKKQEAKNRINKQGASLGPVRRVLSSSPSNVHPSNPFNHVDLETKDDRHYIANILDFVKWNKSSSPRNDKPLERGSIVRLSLTNRNQGHSEPDLRSVGLDIDSEPGVKNSDFSANAMEIPPNESLQARAARILGIEVAVESLIPGDKTGLHQNPSPANGVQDPELPVSGTVCDKVETKDCSYEGRRKCGWTESSFFVGERNVSFWTGDRQSTDQETNSKTLITEQGFEPYIGPNRQEKDPDQPCKSVTHQLAERNVIIPSSEKRVRSTSKVIETLQGKLASPPSRTVMDRLVRMKEVDSVSRMRRLSIKSADSGEEVDEEKPLRVQEERGSCAPISGNELSRKMVHTGAVSKRIISLSENGHITAMGKKKTDRDFCLDSYDPSRVERV; this is encoded by the coding sequence ATTTTATGACAGACCTCAGTTAGCATGGTCTTCGGGGCCCAAGACTGACAAAGATTTGGCATACTGGAGAAGAAGAGGACAAGACTTCAGCGTACTGCTGGGTTACACTGACAAAGGAGACTCTGAAATGAAAGGATTGGCACCACCCCATGGGGTGTACAGACATGCTAAAGAAAGTCAGCTGGACGTAGGTGCAGGAACAGAGAATGTGACAAGAAGTGGCTTGCAAGAGACCTGGAAAGCGCCTGGTGATTACAAATGGCAAAGTTTAAGAACTGAAAGCTGGAAACAACCTAAAACATTAGGAAGACAAATGTCTGAAGGTGATAGAGAGAAACTGCTTCAAGATCTATACTCATTGACTCTGGGAGACAACATACTTAGCTCCCAGGACAAAGGGAAATCACAGTCCTTGCCAAGAGTTCTTTCACCGGAGACCCTAAAGTGTGTGGAAATTCCCTCCCTGGTGAATAATCATCACTTTCTAGGTGGCACTAAAGCACCCTCCGGTCCCCAAAACAGACTGCCTTTGGAACTGGCAAAACCCAGGGAAACTGGAAGCCATCTTCTTCCTCTGGCCAAGCCCAAGTATGGCAGACCCCTTAAACCTCCATCCTATGAACTGCACCGACAGAGCAGGGCATCTATAGAAACCAGTGGCTTGCAGGACCACCAGCAAACAGAGGAGCCCAGTTCATGTTTAGCCAAAGGAAATGAGCTGAAGCAAGACATTTCCATTCCAGACCCTGGTTTAGAACCCCCTGTCTATGTACCGCCGCCATCTTATAAGTCCCCACCTCCACCAAGTGTGAATCAGCATTCCCTCAGTGAAGTGCCTAACTATGACTTGTACTTCGACAGCAGTCAGTGGCATCCAGTAGAAAGGACAGTTGTCAGCCATCCGCCCTCCACTAGTACATTGGAAACTGGGGGTGAGCACTGCAAAGATGATCACCATCCTCATGGAAAACAAAGCCATTCCAGGCACACTGATGACTACCTGCATTCCATTCAGTATATTCCTTTTGATGATCCTCGAATACGGCATATTAAAATAGCACATCCAGAGAGCCTCCAGGACAATACTAAATACACTGAAAATACATGTAGAACCATTCCTACTGCTTTTCAGGAGAGAGCTATTGAACTATCTAATAGTGCCTTTTTGGATCCATCAAGTTTACTAAATACTGTAAAAGGTGAGAGAATGCCTGACAGTACCACACATAGCAACAGGTGGTTGGCAGCATCCAACAGAGATCAGGAAAACTGGGCCCAGCCTGACCAAAGAGATGGCCGTGACACAGGCAATCACCTCTCCATGAATGAAACTAATCAGGAGTATACAAAGGGCAACCTTTCTGTAAGAAACCCACATATGGATAGCACCTGTGAGACTGTTACTAGAGTTAAAAAGTTTGAACCTGGAACTGGGATGCAGACCAAAAAGagttcaaagaaaaaaatgaatgaaactaTATTTTGTTTGGTATCCATCCCAGTTAAATCTGAATCAAATCTGCCAGATACGGATAGGAACAATAACCTAACCCAAAGCCTTGATAAGAAGAATGAGTTTGATAACAATGGAGCTTTGCAAGAACAAAGTCTGTTAAGTATGTCTTCCACTGACTTGGAGTTACAAGCTCTCACAGGAAGCATGACCAATAAAACTGAGTTACAAAAACAAGAGCTGTGGAAACCAGAGGAGTTCAAACAAATGAATGACCTCAGTTTTACTCAGACTACAAAACACAGGGAACTCAAATACTCTGGCTCTTGGCCAGGTGATCAGTACAAAGACCAGCAAACACAGACATGTTTCACTGAAGACCCTAAAAGCTCACGCTTCTTCCATGGCATAAAACCTGAGCAACCAAATAATAAACTAATGTCTCCAAAATTCTTGTCCTGCACAACATCTGTGGCTGGGTCAGACCAGGCAGATTTACCCCCCAATAACAGGAGGTGTAGGCAGAATACATACAATATGAAAGGTCAGATGAACCTGAGTCCCTCCAGCAATAGTGCATTTTCAAGGACTGCCACCTCTGTAATTCAGGTACATTCACCAAAGGCATACCAGAGCCAGCCTTATGGGTCCTGCACAAACTTACCAACTCAGGAAGGGGAAATAGGTGCAATTGGCACTGGTGATGTTGTCAAGGGTGAGAGAAGTGCTCCCTGCAATAGTAAAGAACTGTTTGGACAATTTCTCTTGAAACCTGTGGGTCGCCGTCCCTGGGATGCAATAAGTGAATTAGAAAGTTTTAACAAGGAGCTTCAAGGGCAGGAAGAAAGTACTAGTAGTGAAGATGGTGTGGAGAGTGAGGGAACCAAGCAGGAAAGTGTTCCTACAAATACAGGAACCTTCACAACTTGTGAATCAACTCAGGAGCTCAGACCTTGTAAGAAGCTAAAAACTGTGGTACCAGAAGTTCCTGTATTTAGACAAGGAAGAGTTAAAAGTAAGTCTGAAAGTTGGAGTACAGAGTTTAAGTCTGATGATCCGTATATCTGTGCTGGATCACAAAGCTCCTTGAGTGCGAAAGAGAACAGTAGTTTAGTTAGGCCAGCAGATGGAAGTGTCATAACAAAAAAACAGGAAGCCAAGAACAGAATAAACAAACAGGGAGCTAGTTTAGGCCCAGTCAGGAGAGTTTTATCCAGTAGTCCAAGTAATGTACATCCGAGTAATCCATTCAATCATGTGGACTTGGAGACAAAGGACGATAGACATTACATAGCTAATATATTAGATTTTGTAAAATGGAACAAAAGCTCAAGTCCCAGAAACGATAAACCTTTAGAGCGAGGCTCTATAGTGAGATTGTCTTTAACTAATAGAAATCAAGGTCATTCTGAGCCAGATTTGAGGTCTGTGGGACTAGATATTGATTCTGAGCCTGGTGTTAAAAACTCTGACTTTTCTGCAAATGCAATGGAGATCCCCCCAAATGAGTCGCTGCAGGCAAGAGCTGCAAGGATTCTGGGTATAGAGGTAGCAGTCGAGTCTCTAATTCCTGGGGACAAAACTGGTCTCCaccaaaaccccagccctgcaaaTGGTGTCCAGGATCCTGAATTACCAGTAAGTGGAACAGTATGTGACAAAGTAGAAACAAAAGACTGCTCTTATGAGGGCAGACGAAAGTGTGGCTGGACAGAAAGCTCTTTCTTTGTTGGAGAGCGCAATGTCTCCTTTTGGACTGGTGATCGTCAGAGCACTGACCAAGAAACCAATTCTAAAACTCTGATAACTGAGCAAGGTTTTGAACCATATATAGGTCCCAACAGGCAAGAGAAGGATCCAGACCAGCCTTGCAAGTCTGTTACACATCAACTTGCTGAAAGAAACGTGATCATTCCAAGCTCAGAAAAGAGAGTCAGAAGCACCTCAAAGGTGATTGAAACATTACAAGGTAAACTTGCCTCTCCCCCTAGCCGAACTGTTATGGATCGTTTGGTGCGAATGAAAGAAGTTGACTCAGTTTCCCGTATGCGGCGTCTGAGTATCAAGAGTGCAGACTCAGGGGAGGAAGTAGATGAAGAGAAACCACTGAGGGTACAAGAGGAGAGAGGTAGCTGTGCCCCAATCAGCGGTAATGAACTCTCTCGCAAAATGGTGCACACAGGTGCTGTTTCCAAGCGCATCATCTCTCTCAGTGAAAATGGACACATAACTGCGATGGGCAAGAAAAAGACTGACCGAGATTTTTGTTTGG